A window of Leclercia adecarboxylata contains these coding sequences:
- the cecR gene encoding transcriptional regulator CecR: MNPIPTTTKGEQAKSQLIAAALAQFGEYGLHATTRDIAAQAGQNIAAITYYFGSKEDLYLACAQWIADFIGSHFRPHVEEATALLAEPAPDRAAIRGLILNACNNMIQLLTHDDTLNLSKFISREQLSPSAAYQLVHDQVIAPMHSHLTRLVAAYTGRDALDTQTILHTHALLGEVLAFRLGRETILLRTGWTEFDEDKALQISQVITCHVDLILQGLTQRSLES, translated from the coding sequence ATGAATCCGATCCCGACCACCACTAAAGGCGAGCAGGCCAAAAGCCAGTTAATCGCCGCTGCGCTGGCGCAGTTTGGCGAATATGGGCTGCATGCTACTACCCGCGATATCGCCGCCCAGGCGGGGCAGAATATCGCTGCCATCACCTACTACTTTGGCTCGAAAGAGGATCTCTACCTCGCCTGCGCCCAGTGGATCGCCGACTTCATTGGCAGCCACTTTCGCCCGCACGTGGAGGAGGCCACCGCGTTGCTGGCGGAGCCTGCACCGGATCGCGCCGCCATCCGGGGGCTGATCCTCAACGCCTGCAACAATATGATTCAGCTGCTGACCCATGACGATACGCTGAACCTGAGTAAGTTTATCTCACGGGAGCAGCTCTCGCCTTCCGCCGCCTATCAGCTGGTGCACGATCAGGTGATCGCCCCGATGCACTCCCACCTGACCCGGCTGGTGGCAGCCTATACCGGCCGTGACGCTCTCGATACGCAGACCATTTTGCATACCCATGCCCTGCTGGGCGAAGTGCTCGCCTTTCGCCTGGGGCGGGAAACCATTCTGTTACGCACCGGCTGGACCGAATTTGATGAGGATAAAGCGCTGCAGATTAGCCAGGTCATCACCTGTCACGTCGATTTGATCCTGCAGGGCTTAACGCAAAGGAGCCTGGAGTCATGA
- the dinG gene encoding ATP-dependent DNA helicase DinG, translating into MALTAALKAQIAAWYKALQQQIPDFIPRAPQRQMIADVAKTLAGDEGRHLAIEAPTGVGKTLSYLIPGIAIAREEQKTLVVSTANVALQDQIYSKDLPLLRKIIPELRFTAAFGRGRYVCPRNLAALASTEPTQQDLLAFLDDELTPNNKAEQEQCARLKADLDGYKWDGLRDHTDQAISDDLWRRLSTDKASCLNRNCHYYRECPFFVARREIQEAEVVVANHALVMAAMESEAVLPDPKNLLLVLDEGHHLPDVARDALEMSAEITAPWFRLQLDLFCKLVATCMDQFRPKTIPPLAIPERLSEHCETIYTHIASLNNILNLYLPSGQEAEHRFEMGELPDEIMSLCRELAQLIEKLRGLAELFLNDLSEKTGTHDVVRVHRVLLQMNRALGMFEGQSKLWRLASMAQASGAPVTKWVTREVREGQVHLFFHCAGIRVSDQLEKLLWRSVPHVVVTSATLRSLNSFSRLQEMSGLKEKAGDRFVALDSPFNHCEQGKLVIPRMQYEPLIDNEEQHLAEMAAYFREQLESKKYPGMLVLFASARAMNLFLTFVTDLRLLLLVQGDQPRYRLVELHRKRIEAGERSVLVGLQSFAEGLDLKGDFLTQVHIHKIAFPPIDSPVVLTEGEWLKSLNRFPFEVQSLPAASFNLIQQVGRLIRSHSCWGEVVIYDKRLLTKNYGKRLLNALPVFPIEQPEVPEVKKSPAKLAAGRKKSIHAKRRGPNGK; encoded by the coding sequence ATGGCTTTAACCGCCGCGCTGAAAGCGCAAATTGCCGCCTGGTATAAGGCGCTGCAACAGCAGATCCCCGACTTCATTCCCCGCGCACCGCAACGGCAGATGATTGCCGATGTGGCAAAAACGCTGGCCGGTGACGAGGGTCGACATCTGGCAATTGAAGCCCCGACCGGGGTGGGTAAAACCCTCTCCTACCTGATCCCCGGCATCGCCATCGCCCGGGAGGAACAAAAGACGCTGGTGGTGAGCACCGCTAACGTCGCCCTGCAGGACCAGATCTACAGCAAAGACCTGCCCCTGCTGCGCAAGATTATCCCCGAGCTGCGCTTTACCGCTGCCTTCGGGCGCGGGCGCTACGTCTGCCCGCGCAACCTCGCCGCCCTCGCCAGCACCGAACCCACCCAGCAGGATCTGCTGGCATTTCTTGATGACGAACTGACCCCGAACAACAAGGCCGAGCAGGAGCAGTGCGCCCGGCTGAAGGCCGATCTCGACGGCTATAAATGGGATGGCCTTCGCGATCATACCGATCAGGCTATCAGCGACGATCTGTGGCGCCGGCTCAGCACCGACAAGGCCAGCTGTCTGAACCGCAACTGCCACTACTATCGTGAATGCCCGTTCTTTGTTGCCCGCCGCGAGATCCAGGAAGCGGAAGTGGTGGTCGCCAACCACGCCTTGGTGATGGCGGCGATGGAGAGTGAAGCCGTACTCCCGGACCCGAAAAACCTGCTGCTGGTGCTGGATGAAGGCCATCACCTGCCGGACGTCGCCCGCGATGCGCTGGAGATGAGCGCCGAAATCACCGCGCCCTGGTTCCGCCTGCAGCTGGATCTGTTCTGCAAGCTGGTGGCCACCTGCATGGATCAGTTCCGCCCGAAGACCATTCCGCCGCTGGCGATCCCGGAGCGGCTGAGCGAGCACTGCGAAACCATTTACACCCACATCGCCTCGCTGAATAACATTCTTAATCTCTATCTTCCTTCCGGTCAGGAGGCGGAGCACCGCTTTGAGATGGGCGAGCTGCCGGATGAGATCATGTCGCTCTGCCGCGAGCTGGCGCAGCTTATCGAAAAACTGCGTGGGCTGGCGGAGCTGTTTTTGAACGATCTCAGCGAGAAAACCGGCACGCATGACGTGGTGCGGGTCCACCGGGTGCTGCTGCAGATGAACCGCGCCCTGGGCATGTTTGAAGGGCAGAGTAAGCTGTGGCGGCTGGCGTCCATGGCCCAGGCGTCCGGCGCGCCGGTCACCAAGTGGGTAACGCGGGAAGTGAGGGAGGGGCAGGTGCACCTCTTCTTCCACTGCGCCGGGATCCGCGTCAGCGATCAGCTGGAGAAGCTGCTCTGGCGCAGCGTCCCGCATGTGGTGGTCACCTCCGCCACGCTGCGTTCGCTGAACAGCTTCTCGCGACTGCAGGAGATGAGCGGCCTGAAAGAGAAAGCGGGCGATCGCTTTGTGGCGCTTGATTCCCCGTTCAACCACTGCGAGCAGGGCAAGCTGGTGATCCCCCGGATGCAGTATGAGCCGCTGATCGACAACGAGGAGCAGCACCTGGCCGAAATGGCCGCCTACTTTCGCGAACAGCTCGAGAGCAAAAAATATCCCGGCATGCTGGTGCTGTTCGCCAGCGCCCGGGCGATGAATCTGTTTTTAACCTTCGTCACCGACCTGCGCCTGCTCCTGCTGGTGCAGGGGGATCAGCCCCGCTACCGGCTGGTGGAGCTACACCGTAAACGCATTGAGGCCGGGGAGCGCAGCGTGCTGGTGGGGCTCCAGTCCTTTGCCGAAGGGCTGGATCTGAAGGGGGATTTCCTGACTCAGGTGCATATCCACAAGATCGCTTTTCCGCCAATCGACAGCCCGGTGGTGCTCACCGAGGGCGAGTGGCTGAAAAGCCTCAACCGCTTCCCGTTTGAAGTGCAGAGCCTGCCCGCGGCATCATTCAACCTGATCCAGCAGGTCGGGCGCCTTATCCGCAGCCACAGCTGCTGGGGCGAAGTGGTGATCTACGACAAACGTCTGCTGACCAAAAATTACGGTAAACGGCTGTTGAACGCGCTGCCGGTTTTCCCCATCGAACAGCCGGAGGTTCCCGAAGTGAAAAAAAGCCCGGCTAAACTGGCCGCCGGGCGCAAGAAAAGCATCCATGCTAAGAGGCGCGGTCCTAATGGTAAGTGA
- the hlyD gene encoding secretion protein HlyD, whose amino-acid sequence MKKPVAIIVAVVVVLAAGIGGWLWYQSKQDNTLTLYGNVDIRTVNMSFRVGGRLAGLNVDEGDAITAGQTLGELDKAPYQNALLQARAGVAVAQAQYDLMQAGYRDEEVAQAAAAVKQAQAAYNYAQNFFNRQQGLWKSRTVSANDLENARSSRDQALATLKSSQDKLRQYRSGNREQDIAQAKASLEQAQAQLAQAELDLHDTTLVAPADGTLMTRAVEPGSMLNAGSTVLTLSLTRPVWVRAYVNEASLGEAKPGREVLLYTDGRPDKPYHGKIGFVSPTAEFTPKTVETPDLRTDLVYRLRIIVTDADDALRQGMPVTVSFDNGQAHE is encoded by the coding sequence ATGAAGAAACCTGTCGCCATTATTGTGGCCGTGGTGGTTGTGCTGGCAGCCGGTATCGGCGGCTGGCTGTGGTATCAGAGCAAGCAGGATAACACCCTGACCCTGTACGGGAACGTCGATATCCGCACCGTCAACATGAGCTTTCGCGTTGGCGGACGGCTGGCGGGTCTGAATGTGGATGAAGGCGATGCTATCACCGCCGGGCAGACGCTCGGCGAGCTGGATAAAGCCCCCTACCAGAACGCCCTGTTGCAGGCCCGGGCAGGCGTTGCCGTGGCTCAGGCGCAATACGACTTGATGCAGGCGGGCTACCGTGACGAAGAGGTGGCCCAGGCCGCCGCCGCGGTTAAACAGGCGCAGGCCGCCTATAACTACGCGCAGAACTTCTTCAATCGCCAGCAGGGGCTGTGGAAAAGCCGCACCGTGTCGGCCAACGATCTGGAGAACGCCCGCTCCTCGCGGGATCAGGCTCTGGCGACCCTGAAATCGTCCCAGGACAAGCTGCGTCAGTACCGCTCCGGTAATCGCGAGCAGGATATCGCCCAGGCCAAAGCCAGCCTCGAACAGGCTCAGGCCCAGCTGGCCCAGGCAGAGCTGGATCTGCACGACACCACGCTGGTCGCCCCGGCTGACGGCACGCTGATGACCCGCGCCGTGGAGCCCGGCAGCATGCTGAACGCCGGCAGCACGGTGCTGACCCTGTCGCTCACCCGCCCGGTGTGGGTGCGGGCCTACGTCAACGAAGCCAGCCTCGGGGAGGCTAAACCGGGACGCGAGGTGCTGCTGTACACCGATGGCCGTCCGGACAAGCCGTACCATGGAAAAATCGGCTTCGTCTCCCCTACCGCCGAATTTACGCCCAAAACCGTAGAAACCCCGGACCTGCGCACCGATCTGGTCTATCGCCTGCGCATTATCGTCACCGATGCCGACGACGCGCTGCGTCAGGGGATGCCGGTGACCGTCAGCTTTGACAATGGGCAAGCCCATGAGTGA
- a CDS encoding ABC transporter permease, whose translation MSENALSWRRVRALCIKETRQIVRDPSSWLIAVVIPLLLLFIFGYGINLDSSKLRVGILLEQHSEEALDFTHTLTGSPYIDATISDNRQQLTQMMQAGRIRGLIVIPVDFAARMALPGDTAPIQVITDGSEPNTANFVQGYTEGIWQLWQMQRAEDRGEKFEPLIDVQTRYWFNPAAISQHFIIPGAVTIIMTVIGAILTSLVIAREWERGTMEALLSTEVTRTELLLCKLIPYYFLGMLAMLLCMLVSVFILGVPYRGSLLVLFVITSLFLLSTLGMGLLISTITRNQFNAAQVALNAAFLPSIMLSGFIFQIDSMPAVIRAVTYIIPARYFVSTLQSLFLAGNIPVVLIVNLLFLIASAVMFIGLTWMKTKRRLD comes from the coding sequence ATGTCTGAGAATGCCCTCTCCTGGCGTCGGGTTCGCGCCCTGTGCATCAAAGAGACGCGGCAGATTGTGCGCGATCCGAGCAGCTGGCTGATAGCGGTGGTGATCCCCCTGCTGCTGCTGTTTATTTTTGGCTACGGAATTAACCTCGACTCCAGCAAGCTGCGGGTGGGCATTCTGCTGGAGCAGCACAGCGAAGAGGCGCTCGACTTTACCCATACCCTGACCGGCTCGCCCTATATCGACGCCACCATCAGCGACAACCGCCAGCAGCTGACCCAGATGATGCAGGCCGGTCGCATTCGCGGCCTGATTGTCATCCCGGTGGATTTCGCGGCCCGCATGGCGCTTCCCGGCGATACCGCCCCCATCCAGGTGATCACCGACGGTAGCGAGCCCAACACCGCCAACTTTGTGCAGGGCTATACGGAGGGGATCTGGCAGCTGTGGCAGATGCAGCGGGCGGAGGATCGCGGTGAGAAATTTGAGCCGCTTATCGACGTCCAGACCCGGTACTGGTTTAACCCGGCGGCCATCAGCCAGCACTTTATCATTCCCGGTGCGGTGACCATTATCATGACGGTGATCGGCGCCATTCTGACGTCGCTGGTGATCGCCCGCGAGTGGGAGCGCGGCACCATGGAGGCGCTGCTCTCTACCGAAGTCACGCGCACGGAGCTGCTGCTGTGCAAGCTGATCCCCTACTACTTCCTCGGGATGCTGGCAATGCTGCTCTGCATGCTGGTTTCAGTTTTTATTCTCGGCGTGCCCTATCGTGGCTCGCTGCTGGTGCTGTTCGTGATCACCAGCCTGTTTCTACTCAGCACCCTGGGGATGGGGCTGCTTATCTCCACCATCACCCGCAACCAGTTCAATGCCGCCCAGGTGGCGCTGAACGCCGCGTTTCTGCCGTCGATTATGCTGTCCGGTTTTATTTTCCAGATCGACAGTATGCCTGCGGTGATCCGCGCGGTGACCTACATCATCCCGGCGCGCTATTTCGTCAGCACCCTGCAAAGCCTCTTCCTGGCGGGCAATATCCCGGTGGTGCTGATTGTGAACCTGCTGTTTTTGATTGCGTCAGCGGTGATGTTTATTGGGCTGACGTGGATGAAAACCAAACGGCGATTAGATTAG
- a CDS encoding ABC transporter permease — protein MFHRLWTLIRKELQSLLREPQTRAILILPVLIQVLLFPWAATLEVTNATIAIYNEDNGKHSVELTQRFARAKAFTHVLILRSPQEIQPTIDTQKALLLVRFPADFSRNLDSLQTAPMQLILDGRNSNSAQIAANYLQQVVKDYQQELMEGKPKPNNSELVVRNWYNPNLDYKWFVVPSLIAMITTIGVMIVTSLSVAREREQGTFDQLLVSPLSTWQIFVGKAVPALIVATFQASIVLAIGIWAYHIPFAGSLLLFYFTMVIYGLSLVGFGLLISALCSTQQQAFIGVFVFMMPAILLSGYVSPVENMPVWLQNLTWVNPIRHFTDITKQIYLKDASLDIVWGSLWPLLVIAAVTGSVAYAMFRRNIA, from the coding sequence ATGTTTCACCGTTTATGGACATTGATCCGCAAAGAGCTGCAGTCGCTGCTGCGTGAGCCGCAGACCCGGGCGATTTTGATTCTGCCAGTGCTGATCCAGGTGCTGCTGTTCCCCTGGGCGGCCACGCTGGAGGTGACTAACGCCACCATCGCCATCTATAACGAAGATAATGGCAAACATTCGGTGGAGCTGACCCAGCGCTTTGCCCGTGCCAAAGCCTTTACCCACGTGCTGATCCTCAGGAGTCCGCAGGAGATCCAGCCCACCATCGACACGCAAAAGGCGCTGCTGCTGGTGCGCTTCCCGGCCGATTTTTCGCGCAATCTCGACAGCCTGCAAACCGCCCCAATGCAGCTGATCCTCGACGGGCGTAACTCCAACAGCGCGCAGATTGCCGCCAACTACCTGCAACAGGTGGTGAAGGATTATCAGCAGGAATTGATGGAGGGCAAACCGAAACCGAACAACAGCGAGCTGGTGGTGCGCAACTGGTATAACCCGAACCTCGACTACAAATGGTTTGTGGTGCCGTCGCTGATCGCCATGATCACCACCATCGGGGTGATGATCGTCACCTCGCTGTCGGTGGCCCGCGAGCGCGAACAGGGCACTTTCGATCAGCTGCTGGTCTCCCCACTTTCCACCTGGCAAATCTTTGTCGGCAAGGCGGTGCCGGCGCTGATTGTCGCCACCTTCCAGGCCAGCATTGTACTGGCCATTGGCATCTGGGCGTATCACATACCCTTTGCCGGATCGCTGCTGCTGTTCTACTTCACGATGGTGATATACGGACTGTCGCTGGTGGGGTTTGGGCTGCTGATCTCGGCGCTCTGCTCGACCCAGCAGCAGGCCTTTATCGGGGTGTTTGTCTTTATGATGCCCGCTATTTTGCTCTCGGGCTATGTCTCGCCGGTGGAGAACATGCCGGTGTGGCTGCAAAATTTAACCTGGGTAAACCCGATCCGGCACTTTACCGATATTACCAAGCAGATCTATCTGAAGGATGCGAGTCTGGATATCGTGTGGGGGAGTTTGTGGCCGCTACTGGTGATAGCGGCCGTGACGGGCTCAGTGGCGTACGCGATGTTTAGACGCAATATCGCGTAG
- a CDS encoding fimbrial protein: MKYVALLMLLASVPALATDVSLSIEGNIYDTACQLDSASQNKMIDLGQAVSSDFKSVGDVGVWKKFDITLSNCPTSLAMATIQVEGQRDKIHPFKFANTGTAKGLALELADRTDSIILAPEARFNAVIDPVTHTADFPMAARYYVSQTPVSAGQFTSVVQITFTYH; this comes from the coding sequence ATGAAATACGTCGCCCTGTTAATGCTGCTCGCCAGCGTCCCTGCCCTCGCCACCGATGTGTCGCTCAGTATTGAGGGTAATATTTACGACACTGCCTGCCAGCTGGACAGCGCCAGCCAGAACAAAATGATCGATCTGGGTCAGGCCGTCAGCAGCGATTTTAAGAGCGTGGGCGACGTCGGGGTGTGGAAAAAATTTGATATCACCCTGTCGAATTGCCCGACAAGCCTGGCCATGGCGACCATCCAGGTGGAAGGCCAGCGCGACAAAATTCACCCGTTCAAATTTGCCAATACCGGTACGGCAAAAGGACTGGCCCTGGAGCTGGCGGATCGCACCGACTCCATCATCCTGGCCCCGGAAGCGCGCTTTAATGCGGTGATCGACCCCGTAACCCATACCGCAGATTTCCCGATGGCGGCGCGCTACTACGTGTCGCAAACCCCCGTCAGCGCGGGGCAGTTTACCAGCGTGGTGCAGATTACCTTCACTTACCATTAG
- a CDS encoding ATP-binding cassette domain-containing protein translates to MSDAVIQLAGLVKRFAGMDKPAVAPLDCTLHKGYVTGLVGPDGAGKTTLMRMLAGLLKPDEGSASVLGLDPVQDDRALHAMLGYMPQKFGLYEDLTVMENLTLYADLRSVTGETREKTFQRLLEFTSLGPFTGRLAGKLSGGMKQKLGLACTLVGEPKVLLLDEPGVGVDPISRRELWQMVHELAGDGMLILWSTSYLDEAEQCRDVLLMNEGELLYQGDPTELTRRMTGRSVLLHSPHENNRRLLQRVLKLPQVSDGMIQGKSVRVILKKEASTDDLRHHADLPDLAIEETAPRFEDAFIDLLGGAGTAESPLGAILHTVEGTPGETVIEAKSLTKKFGDFAATDDVNFAVKRGEIFGLLGPNGAGKSTTFKMMCGLLVPTAGKALVLDMDLKVSSGKARQHLGYMAQKFSLYGNLTVEQNLRFFSGVYGLRGRAQSEKIARMSEAFGLRQVASQATDALPLGFKQRLALACSLMHEPDILFLDEPTSGVDPLTRREFWLHINSMVEKGVTVMVTTHFMDEAEYCDRIGLVYRGKLIAHGTPDDLKAQVADEQQPDPTMEQAFITLINDWDKEHGHV, encoded by the coding sequence ATGAGTGATGCGGTGATCCAGCTTGCCGGCCTGGTCAAACGCTTTGCCGGAATGGACAAACCCGCCGTCGCGCCCCTCGACTGTACGCTGCATAAAGGCTACGTCACCGGGCTGGTCGGCCCGGACGGCGCGGGAAAAACCACCCTGATGCGGATGCTGGCCGGGCTGCTGAAACCCGACGAAGGCAGCGCCAGCGTGCTGGGGCTGGATCCGGTCCAGGACGATCGCGCCCTGCACGCCATGCTGGGCTATATGCCGCAGAAGTTTGGCCTGTATGAAGATCTGACGGTAATGGAGAACCTGACCCTCTACGCCGATCTGCGCAGCGTCACCGGTGAAACGCGGGAAAAAACCTTTCAGCGCCTGCTCGAATTTACGTCGCTGGGCCCGTTCACCGGGCGGCTGGCGGGCAAGCTCTCCGGCGGCATGAAGCAGAAGCTGGGGCTGGCCTGTACTCTGGTCGGAGAGCCAAAGGTGTTGCTGCTGGATGAACCCGGCGTCGGCGTCGATCCTATCTCCCGCCGCGAGCTGTGGCAGATGGTGCACGAGCTGGCGGGCGACGGGATGTTAATCCTCTGGAGCACCTCCTATCTCGACGAAGCGGAGCAGTGCCGGGATGTGCTGCTGATGAACGAAGGGGAGCTGCTCTACCAGGGCGACCCGACCGAACTCACGCGGAGAATGACCGGGCGCAGCGTGCTTCTGCACTCCCCTCACGAGAACAACCGCCGCCTGCTGCAGCGGGTTCTGAAGCTGCCCCAGGTGAGCGACGGCATGATCCAGGGAAAATCGGTGCGGGTGATCCTGAAAAAAGAGGCCAGCACGGACGACCTGCGCCATCACGCGGATCTGCCGGATCTGGCCATTGAGGAGACTGCTCCGCGCTTCGAAGATGCCTTTATCGATCTGCTTGGCGGCGCAGGCACCGCCGAATCTCCGCTGGGGGCGATCCTGCATACCGTGGAAGGCACCCCCGGCGAGACGGTGATTGAGGCGAAATCCCTGACCAAAAAGTTCGGTGATTTTGCCGCCACCGATGACGTGAACTTTGCGGTGAAACGCGGCGAAATCTTCGGCCTGCTGGGGCCCAACGGCGCGGGGAAATCCACCACCTTTAAAATGATGTGCGGCCTGCTGGTTCCCACCGCCGGAAAAGCGCTGGTGCTGGATATGGACCTGAAAGTCAGCTCCGGCAAGGCGCGCCAGCACCTGGGCTATATGGCGCAAAAATTCTCCCTGTACGGCAACCTCACGGTAGAACAGAACCTGCGCTTTTTCTCCGGCGTTTACGGTCTACGCGGGCGGGCGCAGAGTGAAAAAATCGCCCGCATGAGCGAGGCGTTTGGCCTGCGCCAGGTGGCCAGCCAGGCCACCGACGCGCTGCCCCTCGGGTTTAAGCAGCGGCTGGCGCTGGCCTGCTCCCTGATGCATGAGCCGGACATTCTGTTTCTCGACGAACCCACCTCCGGCGTCGACCCCCTCACCCGCCGGGAGTTCTGGCTGCATATCAACAGCATGGTGGAAAAAGGGGTGACGGTGATGGTCACCACCCACTTTATGGATGAGGCGGAGTATTGCGACCGGATTGGGCTGGTCTACCGCGGCAAGCTGATTGCCCACGGCACGCCGGACGATCTTAAGGCCCAGGTGGCGGACGAGCAGCAGCCGGATCCCACCATGGAACAGGCGTTTATCACCCTCATCAACGACTGGGATAAGGAGCACGGCCATGTCTGA
- the rhlE gene encoding ATP-dependent RNA helicase RhlE has product MSFDTLGLNPEILRAVAEQGYREPTPIQQQAIPAVLAGRDLMASAQTGTGKTAGFTLPLLQRLISSEPHAKGRRPVRALILTPTRELAAQVGENVREYSRYLNIRSLVVFGGVSINPQMMKLRGGVDVLIATPGRLLDLEHQNAVKLDGVEILVLDEADRMLDMGFIHDIRRVLAKLPARRQNLLFSATFSDEIKGLAEKLLHNPLEVEVARRNTASEQVTQHVHMVDKKRKRELLSQMIGEGNWQQVLVFTRTKHGANHLAEQLNKDGIRSAAIHGNKSQGARTRALADFKSGDIRVLVATDIAARGLDIEELPHVVNYELPNVPEDYVHRIGRTGRAAATGEALSLVCVDELKLLRDIERLLKKEIPRIALDGYDVDPSIKAEPIQNGRQGGRGQGGGRGQGGGGRGQQQPRRSEGGAPKASKPPRRDGDAKPAGEGQRRRRPRKPASAQ; this is encoded by the coding sequence ATGTCTTTTGATACCCTTGGCCTGAACCCGGAAATTCTGCGCGCTGTCGCTGAACAGGGTTACCGCGAACCTACCCCTATTCAACAGCAGGCCATTCCCGCCGTGCTGGCAGGCCGCGACCTGATGGCCAGCGCCCAGACCGGGACTGGTAAAACCGCTGGCTTTACCCTGCCGCTGCTGCAACGTCTGATCTCCAGCGAACCGCACGCGAAAGGCCGTCGCCCGGTGCGCGCCCTGATCCTGACCCCAACCCGTGAACTGGCCGCCCAGGTGGGTGAGAACGTGCGTGAGTACAGCCGCTATCTCAACATCCGCTCGCTGGTGGTGTTTGGCGGGGTGAGCATCAACCCGCAGATGATGAAACTGCGCGGTGGCGTGGACGTGCTGATCGCCACCCCGGGCCGTCTGCTGGATCTGGAACACCAGAACGCGGTTAAGCTCGATGGCGTGGAGATCCTGGTGCTCGATGAAGCCGACCGCATGCTCGACATGGGCTTTATCCACGATATTCGCCGCGTGCTGGCAAAACTGCCGGCCCGCCGCCAGAACCTGCTCTTCTCCGCCACCTTCTCCGACGAGATCAAAGGCCTGGCGGAAAAACTGCTGCACAACCCGCTGGAAGTCGAGGTGGCGCGCCGCAACACCGCCTCCGAGCAGGTGACCCAGCATGTCCATATGGTGGACAAAAAGCGCAAGCGCGAACTGCTCTCCCAGATGATTGGCGAAGGTAACTGGCAGCAGGTGCTGGTCTTTACCCGCACCAAACACGGTGCGAACCACCTCGCAGAACAGCTGAATAAAGACGGGATCCGCAGCGCGGCCATCCACGGCAACAAGAGCCAGGGGGCCCGTACCCGCGCGCTGGCCGACTTTAAATCCGGCGATATCCGCGTGCTGGTGGCAACCGACATCGCCGCCCGCGGCCTGGATATTGAAGAGCTGCCGCACGTGGTGAACTACGAGCTGCCAAACGTTCCGGAAGATTACGTTCACCGTATCGGCCGTACCGGTCGCGCGGCGGCCACGGGCGAAGCGCTGTCCCTGGTCTGCGTCGATGAACTCAAACTGCTGCGCGACATCGAACGTCTGCTGAAAAAAGAGATCCCGCGTATTGCCCTCGACGGCTATGACGTAGATCCGTCCATCAAAGCCGAGCCGATCCAGAACGGTCGTCAGGGCGGTCGTGGCCAGGGCGGTGGACGCGGGCAGGGCGGCGGCGGTCGCGGTCAGCAGCAGCCACGCCGTAGCGAAGGCGGCGCGCCGAAGGCCAGCAAGCCACCGCGTCGCGATGGTGACGCGAAACCGGCAGGTGAAGGCCAGCGCCGACGCCGTCCGCGCAAACCTGCCAGCGCGCAGTAA